In the Tenuifilum sp. 4138str genome, TTCCCTCAGTTGAAAGCGGGCGAACCTCCTTAAATCCTACTGTACCGATTGTAATAACGGTCATGTAGATTGCTTCAGTAAATGTGAAGTCTTCCAGCTGAATATAGCCTACTGTTCCTATAGTTATTATACTTAGGAGAATGGCAATTGCAAGCGCTAGTGTTCTACCTCCTTTTTGCTCCATTCAGCAATTTTTACAACGCATTAAAATTATAATTGTTTTCGTAAAATACTAACACCAATAGGGCAGTAAATACATTTTCGGGTTTCGCAGTAAAAGGTTTTTAGGTGAACCAATGCCTGAGTGTCAAAAGCCGATAAAGCTTTGATGCCCAAGGCACCAAAGTTTCTGACAATTGTATTATTCTCGGGTGGCATTTGTTGGAGTATAGCTAGTGCGTTGGCCTCAAGGTCAGCTTTTGCCCTGCTCCGACCATAGCTATACATGAAAGGGATAATTGTGTTTATGGTTATTAACCTTATGGTTTCCTCGCCCAAACGTTTTTTCTTGGAAATTGATTCCTCACCAAAAATGTAGTGGTTAGTCCAGTAATCCGATGCTTCAACAGCAAAGAATTTAATTACATCATCAATATTTTTCACCTCCATAAGCTGAGAGAAGAGACCCGACGATTTGTGTGCAAGCATTGCCAAAAGGGCAATTCTAATAGTTGGGAACGATGCCGGCCTGAGCCTCATAAACTTCCAGAGGCTTGGCTCTATGGGTGTAAGTGAGAATTTGTTTTTCAGATAGGTGTACTCCTGTTTCAAAGAAATAGCATAGCTATCGGTTTTTGCTTTATCGAGCAAGCCCGATTGACCAAATAGTAGGGCCTCAAGTTGAAATACACTGTTTTTATGTTTAGCCAATACTTTTTGCGGTAAGCTTTGGGCCAGAAGCTGAAAGGGAAGTGCGTTACTTTTTAGCCCAAATGAACGGCATAAATCACGATAGAAAGCCTCCTCCCAACTCCCATTGCATTGGCTAACCAGCTCAGCCACACGTTTACTCTTGTCTTCTAGTCTTTCAACCTGCATTCGATCAATGGTTGAATTAATTAGCAATGAATCAACAATCCCAATTTTACTGGCGCATGGGATCCATTCGGTCGATTTGATAAGGTTTTCATGGCTTTGCACCAATTCGTTGGGGTAAGG is a window encoding:
- a CDS encoding DUF2851 family protein, yielding MDESLLHFQWRYQHYTLNGLNTTKGETVEVIDPGLYNTDSGPDFSNAKVRIGDTLWVGNVEMHIKSSDWFTHNHQTDNAYNNVILHVVVEHDRTAVTSNGTEVQTLVIPYPNELVQSHENLIKSTEWIPCASKIGIVDSLLINSTIDRMQVERLEDKSKRVAELVSQCNGSWEEAFYRDLCRSFGLKSNALPFQLLAQSLPQKVLAKHKNSVFQLEALLFGQSGLLDKAKTDSYAISLKQEYTYLKNKFSLTPIEPSLWKFMRLRPASFPTIRIALLAMLAHKSSGLFSQLMEVKNIDDVIKFFAVEASDYWTNHYIFGEESISKKKRLGEETIRLITINTIIPFMYSYGRSRAKADLEANALAILQQMPPENNTIVRNFGALGIKALSAFDTQALVHLKTFYCETRKCIYCPIGVSILRKQL